One window of Pyrus communis chromosome 12, drPyrComm1.1, whole genome shotgun sequence genomic DNA carries:
- the LOC137711569 gene encoding endoglucanase 20-like, with the protein MKKYKFPESQQLHANATSKLQNFKLIIMKHVVVLVWVLVLCCVLVNKDGQALAMEDEIEELAVAHDYRDALGKAILFFEGQRSGKLAPGLRINWRGDSALSDGKPQNVNLVGGYYDAGDNVKFGWPMAFSVSLLSWAAVEYQQPLFSANQLGYLHTAIRWGTDHILQCHSSATTFYTQVGDANADHQCWERPEDMDTPRTLYNITSTSPGSEPAAEAAAALAAASLVFKVVDSNYSTLLLSHSRSLFDLADQHRASYQGYCPFYCSYSGYQDELLWAAAWLYKASADTKYLNYVSNNQAWSQAVSEFSWDNKLVGAQTLLAKEFFSGNTNLAKYNSDVQSFVCALMPGSSSVQIRRTPGGLLFTRDSSNLQYVTSSTMVLFIYSTTLTAAQIGGVQCGSVFFSTSQIRTFAKYQVDYILGSNPKNMSYMVGFGSKYPTQLHHRGSSIPSINVLPAKVDCQGGNNYYSSSNPNPNTHVGAIVGGPDVNDQFNDARSDYSHSEPTTYMNAAFVGTVAALLGQARTGSL; encoded by the exons atgaaaaaatataaattccCAGAATCTCAGCAACTGCATGCAAACGCCACAAGCAAGTTACAAAATTTCAAACTGATCATCATGAAGCACGTCGTAGTACTGGTATGGGTTTTGGTCTTGTGTTGTGTCTTGGTTAACAAGGATGGGCAAGCCCTAGCCATGgaggacgaaattgaagagttggcAGTAGCTCATGACTATAGAGACGCCCTCGGTAAGGCCATTTTGTTCTTCGAAGGGCAACGCTCGGGAAAGTTGGCCCCCGGCCTGCGAATAAACTGGAGAGGAGACTCTGCACTCTCAGATGGAAAACCTCAAAAT GTGAATTTGGTTGGAGGATACTATGATGCAGGTGACAACGTAAAGTTTGGGTGGCCAATGGCATTTAGTGTCAGCTTGTTGAGTTGGGCTGCTGTGGAGTACCAGCAGCCGTTATTTTCTGCAAACCAGCTTGGATATCTCCATACCGCAATCCGTTGGGGCACAGATCACATACTGCAATGTCACTcttcagccaccacattttatACCCAG GTGGGAGATGCAAATGCGGATCACCAGTGCTGGGAGCGCCCTGAGGACATGGATACGCCACGAACACTTTACAATATCACTTCTACTTCTCCAGGCTCCGAGCCAGCAGCTGAGGCTGCTGCTGCCCTTGCCGCTGCTTCACTTGTCTTTAAAGTGGTTGATTCCAACTACTCCACGTTGCTCCTAAGCCATTCACGATCA CTGTTTGACTTGGCAGACCAGCATAGAGCGTCTTACCAAGGCTATTGCCCATTTTACTGCTCCTACTCTGGCTATCAG GATGAGCTGTTATGGGCTGCGGCTTGGCTATACAAGGCGAGTGCAGACACCAAGTATTTGAATTATGTCTCGAACAACCAAGCATGGAGTCAGGCAGTGTCTGAGTTTAGTTGGGATAACAAATTAGTTGGAGCTCAGACATTACTAGCCAAG GAATTCTTCAGTGGAAATACGAATTTGGCTAAGTACAATAGCGATGTCCAGTCGTTCGTATGCGCACTGATGCCAGGGAGTAGTTCGGTACAGATCAGAAGAACCCCAG GTGGACTACTTTTTACAAGAGATAGTAGTAATTTGCAATATGTAACAAGCTCAACCATGGTGCTATTCATCTACTCCACAACCCTAACTGCAGCACAAATTGGTGGAGTCCAATGCGGCTCGGTCTTTTTCTCTACCTCCCAAATCAGAACCTTTGCAAAATATCAG GTGGACTACATCCTAGGAAGCAACCCCAAGAACATGTCATACATGGTGGGTTTTGGTAGCAAATACCCAACGCAATTGCACCATAGAGGTTCATCAATCCCTTCCATCAACGTCCTCCCAGCCAAGGTGGATTGCCAAGGTGGCAACAACTATTACTCCTCTTCCAATCCAAACCCTAATACTCATGTGGGTGCAATCGTTGGGGGTCCAGATGTAAATGACCAGTTCAACGATGCAAGATCAGACTATTCTCACTCTGAACCGACAACATATATGAATGCAGCTTTTGTGGGGACTGTGGCCGCTTTACTTGGTCAAGCCCGAACAGGGAGTTTGTAA
- the LOC137711158 gene encoding uncharacterized protein: protein MKCRSVACIWSGTPPSHRVTAAAALNQPPTLYTGGSDGSIIWWNLRSTDSNSEIVPVAMLCGHAAPIADLGICDPLVVSGSERRGSLSDVEVSSSSYSHGALISACVDGMLCVWSRSSGHCRRRRKLPPWVGSPSMVRTLPSNPRYVCVGCCFVDTVHLLDHHSVESSEAGEVLGDRESQYKRPPKCTVVIVDSYTLTIVQTLFHGNLSIGSLKFMDVVSVTKDQEKDSVVMADSFGRLQLVSIPKDLHQDREGGAGLHTSSQLEMTVCAEGLSEGGHVMSIATCGNIIAFVLKSCCIFRLLPSGTTIGDVSFVDNLLCGESNSTQAHMVGGMFLEIENVGNMPNTQECNENFSRKFTVWNNKGHSIVYLVSYSKDLFNCEPLCEIPAASHPVDMRLSIRFIPLANYVLRIESLCLSSEEPLQWKPHVTIWSACRAHDDHWNLGLWFKLHGASVDWNTNFNSSNESEDPGDMETKLPSSKSFVSSSGSVNSVDNDNLGLLSKRGVVSSSMVISETLFAPYAVVYGFFSGKIEVVRFDLFEGLAPLGGSSHDGEVKPQISRQLFSGHTGAVLCLAAHRMVGFAKGWSFNQVLVSGSMDCTVRIWDLETGNLITVMHQHVCPVRQIILPPAHTYRPWSDCFLSVGEDSCVALASLETLRVERVFSGHPSYPAKVVWDGGRGYIACLCRNHSGTDAVDILYIWDVKTGARERVLRGTASHSMFDHFCKGISINSTSGSVLNVNTSVSSLLLPVIEEGISTHTHLNNSDKLATSSNMVPGTVVGSNTSRVSSAEKLFPSYPTTLQSSKHPIKCSCPFPGIAALSFDLASLVFPYHKDDLMASGNNKKELNHVKWKASETPSPHNIPVANGSGVLGNSNDTAEENVWIKTLEDCLLRFSLAFLHLWNVDSELDNMLITDMKLKRPDNFFVASGFQGDKGSLTLAFPNLNANLELWRMSSEFCAMRSLTMVSLAQRMISLSHTSSNDSSSLAAFYTRNFADKVPDTKPPLLQLLVSFWQDESEHVRMAARSLFHCAASRAIPLPLCSKKESGFANLSALSGLGENGHVNSHVEEILAKKLYSDQLPEPQGISKVEEFNILAWLESFEMQDWISCVGGTSQDAMTSHIIVAAALAIWYPSLVKPCLAMLVVHPLMKLVMAMNEKYSSTAAELLAEGMERTWKQCISSEIPRLIGDIYFQIECVSGPSANSASQNLAVPVGLREILVGVLLPSLAVADVPGFLTVMESQIWSTASDSPVHLVSLMTLIRVVRNSPRYLAQYLDKVIDFILQTVDPSNSVMRKTCFQISMTALKEVVRAFPMVALNDTWTKLAVGDVIGERNNASIRVYDMQSVMKIKVLDASGPPGLPNLLAPSSEMMIVTAISALGFSPDGEGLVAFSEHGLMIRWWSLGSAWWEKLSRNLVPVQCTKLIFVPPWEGFSPNSSRSSIMASIMGHDRPANIQESAKGLSQADSMKLLIHNLDLSYRLEWVGARKVLLTRHGQELASFPL, encoded by the exons ATGAAGTGCCGATCCGTTGCTTGCATATGGTCAGGCACGCCTCCATCTCACCGCGTCACGGCCGCGGCGGCGCTCAACCAACCCCCTACGCTCTACACCGGCGGATCCGACGGCTCCATCATCTGGTGGAACCTCCGTTCCACCGATTCCAACTCG GAAATTGTGCCGGTAGCTATGTTGTGTGGGCATGCTGCTCCCATAGCCGACCTCGGCATTTGTGATCCACTTGTAGTTTCGGGGAGTGAGCGGAGAGGCTCTTTAAGTGACGTTGAGGTAAGCTCGAGCTCCTATAGTCATGGCGCGTTAAtcagtgcatgtgttgatggaATGTTGTGTGTGTGGAGTAGAAGCAGTGGGCATTGTAGGCGTAGAAGGAAGTTACCACCTTGGGTTGGCAGTCCGTCCATGGTTCGGACATTGCCATCGAATCCGCGTTATGTATGTGTTGGTTGCTGTTTTGTTGATACTGTGCATTTGTTGGATCATCATTCGGTTGAATCAAGTGAAGCAGGGGAGGTTTTGGGGGATAGAGAGTCTCAGTATAAGAGACCCCCCAAATGCACTGTGGTTATTGTTGACTCCTATACTCTTACTATTGTCCAAACGCTTTTTCATGGAAACTTGTCTATTGGGTCATTGAAGTTTATGGACGTAGTTTCGGTGACCAAGGATCAGGAGAAGGATTCTGTAGTGATGGCGGATTCATTTGGTCGGCTACAATTGGTTTCAATACCTAAGGACCTACACCAAGATAGGGAGGGTGGGGCTGGTTTGCATACAAGTTCTCAGTTGGAAATGACTGTTTGTGCAGAGGGGTTAAGCGAGGGAGGACATGTAATGTCAATTGCAACCTGTGGAAATATTATTGCTTTTGTGTTAAAAAGTTGTTGCATATTTAGACTATTGCCCAGTGGCACTACAATTGGAGACGTTTCATTTGTGGACAACCTCCTTTGTGGAGAAAGTAATTCCACTCAAGCACATATGGTGGGAGGAATGtttcttgaaattgaaaacGTTGGAAACATGCCAAATACTCAAGAATGCAACGAAaatttttcaagaaaatttaCTGTTTGGAATAACAAAGGTCACTCAATTGTTTACTTGGTATCCTATTCCAAAGATTTGTTTAACTGTGAGCCTCTTTGTGAGATCCCTGCTGCGTCTCATCCTGTTGATATGAGACTATCAATTCGTTTCATTCCATTGGCCAATTATGTTCTTCGTATTGAATCACTTTGCTTGAGTTCTGAAGAACCCTTACAGTGGAAACCCCATGTTACAATCTGGTCTGCATGTCGGGCACACGATGACCACTGGAATTTGGGTTTGTGGTTCAAGTTGCACGGAGCAAGTGTTGACTGGAATACAAATTTTAACTCGAGTAATGAATCTGAGGACCCAGGTGACATGGAGACCAAACTACCATCTTCAAAATCTTTTGTTTCTAGCTCAGGAAGTGTAAATAGTGTAGATAACGACAATCTTGGTTTACTTAGTAAGAGAGGAGTTGTGTCTTCTTCCATGGTTATTTCTGAAACATTATTTGCTCCTTATGCTGTTGTTTATGGCTTCTTTAGTGGAAAAATAGAGGTTGTTCGCTTTGATTTGTTTGAGGGCCTAGCTCCTCTTGGTGGGAGTTCACATGATGGTGAGGTGAAGCCACAAATATCCAGACAGCTTTTTTCAGGGCACACGGGTGCTGTACTCTGTTTGGCAGCACATAGGATGGTGGGTTTTGCCAAAGGGTGGAGTTTCAATCAAGTTTTGGTGTCTGGAAGTATGGATTGCACAGTTCGCATATGGGATCTTGAAACTGGAAATCTCATCACAGTCATGCACCAACATGTGTGTCCAGTGCGCCAAATAATTCTTCCCCCAGCTCATACCTACCGTCCTTGGAGTGATTGTTTTCTCTCAGTTGGGGAGGATTCATGTGTTGCACTAGCTTCTCTCGAGACATTGCGAGTAGAGAGAGTGTTTTCCGGACATCCCAGCTATCCTGCAAAAGTTGTATGGGATGGTGGAAGAGGTTATATTGCATGTTTGTGCCGAAACCATTCAGGAACTGATGCTGTTGATATTTTGTACATTTGGGACGTAAAGACAGGTGCTCGAGAGCGGGTCCTCCGAGGGACGGCATCTCATTCAATGTTTGACCATTTTTGTAAAGGCATCAGCATAAATTCCACATCTGGTAGTGTATTGAATGTGAATACCTCAGTTTCCTCACTGCTTCTTCCAGTCATTGAAGAAGGGATCTCTACTCACACTCATCTGAATAATTCAGACAAATTGGCCACTTCCTCAAATATGGTGCCTGGTACTGTGGTTGGGTCCAATACTTCCAGAGTTAGTAGTGCTGAAAAACTATTTCCATCCTATCCAACGACCCTTCAAAGCAGCAAGCATCCGATCAAGTGCTCTTGCCCTTTTCCTGGAATTGCTGCTCTGAGTTTTGACCTTGCATCATTAGTGTTTCCTTATCACAAGGATGACTTGATGGCAAGTGGGAATAACAAGAAAGAGCTTAACCATGTGAAGTGGAAGGCATCAGAGACACCAAGTCCCCACAACATTCCTGTAGCGAATGGTTCTGGTGTGCTTGGGAACTCGAATGACACTGCAGAAGAGAACGTATGGATTAAGACGCTTGAAGATTGTTTACTTCGATTTAGCTTGGCATTTTTACACTTATGGAATGTGGATTCTGAGCTCGATAACATGCTTATAACTGACATGAAGCTGAAGAGACCAGATAACTTTTTTGTAGCTTCTGGTTTTCAAGGAGACAAAGGGTCTTTGACATTGGCATTTCCTAATTTGAATGCAAATCTTGAG CTTTGGAGAATGTCGTCAGAGTTTTGTGCAATGAGGTCACTCACAATGGTTTCCCTTGCTCAACGCATGATTAGCTTGTCACACACTAGTTCAAATGACAGCAG ttCTCTAGCAGCATTTTATACTAGGAATTTTGCAGATAAAGTTCCAGACACAAAGCCACCTTTACTCCAG CTTTTGGTGAGTTTCTGGCAAGATGAAAGTGAACATGTACGTATGGCTGCACGCTCTCTATTCCACTGTGCTGCTTCACGAGCGATTCCACTTCCACTGTGTAGTAAAAAAGAAAGTGGCTTCGCAAATCTGAGTGCTTTAAGTGGACTTGGAGAGAATGGGCATGTAAATTCACATGTAGAAGAAATATTGGCTAAGAAATTGTATTCCGATCAGCTGCCAGAACCACAAGGGATTTCTAAGGTTGAAGAATTTAATATTCTTGCATGGCTAGAATCATTTGAGATGCAAGATTGGATTTCTTGTGTTGGGGGGACAAGCCAAGATGCGATGACATCTCATATTATTGTTGCAGCGGCTTTGGCTATTTGGTACCCTAGTCTTGTAAAGCCATGTCTTGCCATGCTTGTTGTTCACCCATTAATGAAGCTGGTTATGGCAATGAATGAGAAATATAGTTCCACTGCAGCAGAGCTCCTTGCTGAAGGTATGGAGAGAACATGGAAACAGTGCATTAGTTCAGAAATACCTCGTCTGATTGGGGATATATATTTCCAGATAGAGTGTGTAAGTGGTCCATCTGCAAACTCAGCCTCACAAAATTTGGCTGTACCGGTTGGCCTTCGAGAGATATTGGTTGGTGTTCTTCTACCAAGTTTAGCTGTGGCTGATGTCCCAGGGTTTTTAACTGTTATGGAAAGCCAAATCTGGTCTACTGCATCTGATTCCCCTGTTCATCTAGTATCTCTTATGACTTTGATCAGGGTTGTGCGTAATTCTCCAAGATACTTGGCTCAATACCTTGATAAG GTAATTGACTTCATTTTACAAACTGTGGACCCGAGCAACTCAGTCATGCGCAAAACttgctttcaaatttcaatgactgCATTAAAGGAAGTTGTACGTGCATTCCCAATGGTAGCTCTAAATGATACATGGACCAAATTGGCCGTTGGGGATGTGATTGGAGAGAGAAACAATGCTAGTATTCGGGTTTATGACATGCAAAG TGTTATGAAGATAAAAGTTTTGGATGCAAGTGGACCTCCCGGACTTCCAAATTTGCTTGCACCCAGTTCAGAAATGATGATAGTTACTGCCATTTCAGCTTTGGGCTTTTCCCCGGATGGAGAG GGGCTGGTTGCTTTCTCTGAGCATGGATTAATGATCAGATGGTGGTCATTGGGATCTGCGTGGTGGGAGAAACTGAGTCGAAACTTAGTTCCTGTCCAGTGCACAAAATTGATCTTTGTTCCTCCCTGGGAGGGATTCTCACCTAATTCTTCTAGGTCAAGCATAATGGCAAGCATTATGGGACATGATAGGCCTGCCAATATTCAG GAAAGCGCAAAGGGTTTGAGTCAGGCGGACAGTATGAAACTATTGATTCACAATCTTGACCTCTCCTATCGATTAGAATGGGTTGGTGCACGGAAAGTACTTCTTACTAGGCATGGCCAAGAGTTGGCCAGTTTCCCCTTGTAA
- the LOC137711184 gene encoding E4 SUMO-protein ligase PIAL2-like, translating to MSGTTLTPQAVSNLISLNVGGIGRQQLSASLVNSYRVAAVAERLAAHVKSGYRGEAMEFFNLCLSLSRGIDYAVANNEVPAIAQDLPGLLKQICQRKSDKVLEAAIMVLMISVKNACRAGWFSDKETEELFSLANEIGSSFCSLGDVKTGASCSLSVIDTIMERYYPMMRMGQILASLEVKPGYGAHVLDFHISKTTQYSPQEKIRLFVAQTDNLETSACIISPPQVNFLLNGKGVDRRINVTMDTGPQVPSVVTGMLKFGSNLLQAVGQFNGNYIIVVAFMSLTPSPDTPALKDYTQPTVSPSDSDPDIIEGPSRISLNCPISYTRIKTPVKGHFCKHLQCFDFSNYVNINLRRPSWRCPHCNQYVCYLDLRVDQNMVKVLREVGENIAEVIISMDGSWKAVLENGEDLGQAHDKTLQRETSEQEESICVSSALPIVLDLTEDDTEMDTVSTCETEDVKPLCNTNGVNQTVPAHLEDDFWSGIYFPNGSLTSGIRSDTQMDGGIPHPGPANYLQPPVLTDAISPVLDRGTESHGNTNPVASAMLTQYSSSNNLQLQQPQFASSNATVSSEYGRFANIVLPRTPTAVQALPARTPGLQQRSRTSFNTPPSASLLSQVGQSVTPTANGVNAVCSDMERQQHFSRARMNPPQVSNVAPPSMQPPSQITQNWDCHGQSAQQVVGLPAPSQMQSANQTSVGHMEFQNAHLQQALNPMTPQTVGPFSSANGSSSHLLRAQIQQGSVRVGTGQTSSSLNNQQRFMIAQHQRAAMMARQSPSTPDQNQSPRNRPILAANAEGFRSAAMEQGRNIVGTVQAVSGADGSPDLSSGENWRPTGRMRGSLSGRAYSAALNQFIIQPTQPTPAAPRPPSNLSAPPHLVAAQQTLIANGSTQVPQTNNSHPQ from the exons ATGAGCGGAACAACGCTAACACCGCAGGCGGTGAGCAACTTAATCAGTCTGAACGTTGGAGGCATTGGGCGGCAGCAACTCTCCGCTTCCCTCGTTAACTCCTACCGAGTCGCCGCCGTCGCCGAGCGCTTGGCGGCTCACGTCAAATCTGGGTATCGCGGCGAGGCCATGGAGTTCTTCAATCTCTGCCTTTCCCTTTCCAG AGGCATTGACTATGCCGTTGCAAACAATGAGGTTCCGGCGATTGCTCAAGATTTACCTGGGTTGTTGAAGCAG ATATGCCAACGCAAGAGTGATAAGGTTTTGGAAGCTGCTATCATGGTGCTGATGATTTCTGTTAAG AATGCTTGTAGGGCAGGATGGTTTTCGGATAAGGAGACTGAAGAACTTTTTTCTCTAGCTAATGAG ATAGGAAGTAGCTTCTGCAGCTTGGGGGATGTTAAAACTGGAGCTAGCTGTTCTCTTTCTGTAATAGACACAATTATGGAAAG GTATTATCCAATGATGAGGATGGGCCAAATACTTGCCTCTCTCGAAGTCAAG CCGGGATATGGGGCACATGTGCTTGATTTCCATATTTCGAAGACTACACAATATTCTCCGCAAGAAAAAATT CGATTATTTGTAGCACAAACAGATAATTTAGAGACATCTGCCTGTATTATAAGTCCGCCACAAGTGAA CTTTCTGCTAAATGGAAAGGGAGTAGATAGAAGGATCAACGTTACAATG GATACTGGACCCCAGGTGCCTTCAGTAGTGACTGGAATGCTTAAGTTTGGATCAAATCTTCTGCAAGCTGTGGGTCAGTTCAATG GTAACTATATCATAGTGGTTGCCTTTATGAGCCTCACGCCATCACCTGACACTCCAGCACTGAAAGATTATACTCAGCCCACTGTCTCTCCTTCAGATTCAG ATCCTGATATAATAGAGGGGCCATCAAGGATTTCTCTCAATTGTCCCATAAG TTATACACGTATAAAAACTCCTGTCAAAGGACATTTTTGCAAACATCTTCAG TGTTTCGACTTCAGTAATTATGTCAATATAAATTTAAGACGACCTTCTTGGCGCTGCCCCCACTGTAATCAGTATGTCTGCTATTTGGACCTTCGCGTGGATCAAAATATGGTTAAG GTCCTGAGAGAGGTAGGAGAGAACATTGCTGAAGTGATAATCTCTATGGATGGATCATGGAAAGCTGTACTGGAGAATGGTGAGGACTTAGGTCAGGCACATGATAAGACCCTTCAAAGAGAAACATCTGAACAGGAAGAATCTATCTGTGTCTCATCTGCACTTCCTATTGTTTTGGATCTTACCGAGGATGATACTGAGATGGACACTGTGAGTACCTGTGAGACCGAAGACGTGAAACCTCTTTGCAACACAAACGGGGTTAATCAAACTGTTCCTGCTCATCTAGAGGATGACTTTTGGTCTGGCATTTACTTTCCTAATGGCTCGTTGACCTCCGGTATAAGGTCAGACACCCAAATGGATGGTGGTATCCCGCACCCTGGTCCTGCAAATTATTTACAGCCGCCTGTGTTGACTGATGCTATTTCTCCTGTGCTTGATCGAGGAACTGAGAGCCATGGGAACACTAATCCTGTGGCATCTGCAATGCTTACTCAATATTCTTCTTCCAATAATTTGCAGTTACAACAGCCACAGTTTGCAAGTTCAAATGCTACTGTTAGCAGTGAGTATGGGAGATTTGCGAACATAGTATTACCCAGGACACCAACAGCAGTTCAGGCCCTTCCTGCCCGGACGCCAGGATTGCAGCAAAGATCAAGAACTAGTTTCAATACTCCCCCTAGTGCCTCTCTTCTTTCACAGGTTGGCCAATCTGTCACACCTACAGCAAATGGTGTCAATGCAGTATGTAGTGATATGGAAAGGCAGCAACATTTTTCTAGGGCCCGAATGAATCCGCCTCAAGTGTCAAATGTCGCTCCTCCTTCAATGCAACCTCCATCACAAATAACACAG AACTGGGATTGTCATGGCCAATCTGCCCAACAGGTTGTTGGCCTTCCAGCTCCGAGTCAAATGCAGAGTGCTAACCAGACATCTGTTGGGCATATGGAGTTCCAAAATGCACATCTGCAGCAAGCTCTTAATCCAATGACTCCCCAGACTGTGGGTCCGTTTTCAAGCGCCAATGGATCATCTTCTCATCTCTTGCGGGCTCAAATCCAGCAAGGAAGTGTACGAGTTGGGACTGGTCAAACATCAAGTTCTTTAAACAACCAACAAAGGTTCATGATTGCTCAGCATCAGCGAGCTGCTATGATGGCCAGGCAGTCTCCATCAACGCCAGATCAAAATCAATCCCCGAGAAACAGGCCAATTTTGGCGGCAAATGCTGAAGGTTTTAGGTCAGCAGCAATGGAGCAGGGCAGAAACATAGTGGGAACGGTGCAAGCAGTTTCTGGGGCTGATGGGTCACCAGATTTGTCATCTGGGGAGAACTGGCGACCAACAGGTCGGATGCGTGGAAGCCTGTCAGGCCGTGCTTACTCTGCTGCTCTTAACCAGTTCATAATTCAGCCAACCCAACCAACGCCAGCTGCTCCAAGACCTCCGTCAAATCTGTCCGCTCCACCACATCTTGTTGCCGCCCAACAGACATTGATTGCAAACGGGAGCACTCAGGTTCCTCAAACAAATAATAGCCATCCACAGTAG